The proteins below are encoded in one region of Paenibacillus albus:
- a CDS encoding DUF2332 domain-containing protein, whose product MDFSRLSERFKAFAERECKGSSPLYEHLARSIAEDEKLLELAARSTPGQPVPNLFLGAVHYLLLSGKEHDLAHYYASIVKEPGEPGEAIQHFNDFCREFEYEIIQLLENKLVQTNEVRRCGYLYPSFCRIYQITQKPLALIELGTSAGLQLMWDQYCYAYTPNEKYGAIHSTLEISAEIKGDKTPFLLKYSPPVSRRIGLDLNVIDLNDPEDSLWLKALIWPEHHERSSYFEKAADCLKNHPLELVEGDGVSLLPEIVSTISEDSTICIFHTHVANQIPTDAKIILKEYIKSLGERRDVFHLYNNMWDLDLHLDYYLNGNEHCETLAETDGHGRWFNWKL is encoded by the coding sequence GTGGATTTCAGTCGGTTATCGGAACGGTTTAAGGCTTTTGCAGAAAGGGAATGTAAGGGCTCGAGCCCTCTGTATGAACATCTTGCTAGAAGTATTGCCGAAGACGAGAAGCTGCTCGAGCTGGCGGCGCGTTCGACGCCTGGACAGCCTGTGCCTAATCTCTTCTTAGGAGCCGTTCATTATCTTCTATTAAGCGGGAAAGAACATGACTTAGCTCATTATTATGCCAGTATTGTAAAGGAGCCAGGTGAGCCAGGCGAGGCGATTCAACACTTCAATGATTTTTGCAGGGAGTTCGAGTATGAAATAATCCAGCTTCTGGAGAACAAGCTAGTTCAAACAAACGAGGTGAGACGCTGCGGATACCTCTACCCTAGCTTTTGCCGCATTTATCAAATAACGCAAAAACCGTTAGCGCTCATCGAACTAGGCACTAGCGCAGGCTTGCAGCTCATGTGGGACCAATACTGTTACGCCTATACACCAAATGAGAAGTACGGAGCGATCCATTCGACTCTTGAAATAAGTGCAGAGATTAAAGGGGACAAAACACCTTTCTTATTAAAATATAGTCCGCCAGTTTCGCGCCGAATTGGCTTAGATTTAAACGTAATTGACCTGAATGATCCTGAAGATTCTTTATGGCTAAAAGCATTGATTTGGCCGGAACATCATGAACGCAGTTCCTACTTCGAGAAGGCTGCTGATTGCCTGAAAAACCATCCTTTAGAATTAGTAGAGGGGGATGGCGTTTCCTTGCTTCCGGAGATCGTTTCAACGATTTCTGAGGATTCAACAATTTGCATTTTTCACACCCATGTCGCCAATCAGATCCCTACCGATGCAAAAATAATATTGAAGGAATATATTAAATCTTTGGGTGAAAGAAGAGATGTGTTTCACTTGTATAACAATATGTGGGACCTCGACCTTCATCTTGATTACTACTTGAATGGAAATGAACACTGCGAAACATTGGCTGAGACGGATGGCCACGGTCGTTGGTTTAACTGGAAATTATAA
- a CDS encoding ATP-binding protein, with protein sequence MPSHSDFILNAFIIFLPLIFYRPFYKNKHPLFMYVLFLIPMIITMTFPVRIFDSVLDLRAIPLVIGSLYGGVYTMLLLFASLLGYRQILGAIDLFHYSLSLLPTIILLKFLFVMFETASAKKRMLLVSGVCFFLRVTVVNLYALLEGKTSFFMDSFLPSLPLIVVQCIMAVMLVFMIEMIRTQNRMQEDIIQAEKMKVVSEIAASVAHEVRNPLTSVRGFIQLMSDPVLSERKRKEFSAITLEELDRAEAIISDYLSLAKPQSEKLEPILLGESLTKASQILSSYAHLQNVEIITDVKLPATVYGSKSKFRQAIINIGKNAIEAMPSGGILTLAYTVNEPNRTVTITISDTGIGMNEDQLKRLGAPYYTTKDKGTGLGTMVIFSVIRGMHGKLDVRSKVGAGTTYFITLPLN encoded by the coding sequence ATGCCCTCTCATTCCGACTTTATCCTTAATGCGTTCATTATTTTCCTGCCCTTGATTTTTTACCGTCCTTTCTATAAAAACAAGCACCCTCTCTTCATGTACGTTCTTTTCTTGATTCCGATGATCATTACAATGACCTTTCCCGTCAGAATCTTCGACTCGGTGCTCGACTTAAGAGCGATTCCGCTCGTGATCGGCTCCCTCTATGGCGGCGTTTATACCATGCTGCTCTTATTCGCCAGCTTGCTTGGGTACCGCCAAATCTTAGGTGCCATCGATCTGTTTCATTACTCCCTTTCCTTGTTGCCCACAATCATTCTTCTGAAGTTCCTGTTCGTAATGTTCGAGACAGCCAGTGCCAAGAAGAGGATGCTGCTTGTTTCCGGCGTTTGTTTCTTTTTGCGTGTGACGGTTGTCAATCTGTATGCCCTGCTTGAAGGCAAGACTTCTTTCTTTATGGACTCGTTCCTTCCAAGTCTGCCTTTAATTGTCGTGCAATGCATCATGGCAGTGATGCTGGTGTTCATGATAGAGATGATCCGCACGCAAAATCGGATGCAAGAAGATATCATTCAAGCGGAAAAAATGAAGGTCGTCAGCGAAATCGCAGCTTCCGTCGCGCACGAAGTCCGTAATCCCTTAACGTCCGTTCGCGGCTTTATCCAGCTAATGTCCGACCCTGTACTGAGCGAGCGGAAGCGCAAAGAATTCTCAGCCATTACGCTCGAGGAGCTGGACCGTGCAGAAGCTATTATTTCCGATTACTTATCCCTCGCCAAGCCACAGAGCGAGAAGCTCGAACCAATCCTACTGGGGGAGTCACTCACCAAGGCGTCTCAAATTCTGAGCTCCTACGCGCATTTGCAGAACGTAGAAATTATCACGGATGTTAAGCTTCCCGCAACGGTATACGGCAGCAAGTCCAAGTTCAGGCAAGCCATCATCAATATCGGTAAGAATGCTATCGAGGCAATGCCTAGCGGAGGGATTCTAACCTTAGCTTACACGGTCAACGAACCTAACCGAACCGTCACCATCACAATCTCGGATACCGGCATCGGCATGAACGAGGATCAACTTAAACGGCTTGGGGCGCCTTATTACACGACCAAAGACAAAGGCACCGGTCTCGGTACCATGGTTATCTTCAGTGTCATTCGAGGAATGCATGGCAAGCTCGATGTCCGCAGCAAAGTAGGCGCCGGTACTACGTATTTCATCACGCTTCCATTGAATTAA
- the pyrE gene encoding orotate phosphoribosyltransferase: protein MERIDLAKAIYNTAHLRGTFKLRSGKVSNDYFDKYLFESNPILLNQIADYLSEFIPSGTEVLAGLEMGGIPIATALSLKTGIPAVFVRKKAKEYGTCKLAEGIDIQGKKVCIIEDVVTTGGQILLSAQDLKECGAIVNHVLCVIEREQQGRDNLERSGLEFRSLFKMEELLVH from the coding sequence ATGGAAAGGATCGATTTAGCGAAAGCCATATATAATACGGCACATTTAAGAGGGACTTTTAAGCTCAGGTCTGGAAAAGTGTCCAACGATTATTTTGATAAATATTTGTTTGAATCGAACCCTATACTCTTGAATCAGATTGCGGATTATTTATCGGAATTCATCCCAAGTGGTACAGAGGTATTGGCAGGTCTAGAAATGGGAGGAATCCCGATTGCGACAGCTCTATCGTTGAAGACAGGTATTCCCGCTGTGTTTGTTCGAAAGAAAGCGAAGGAATATGGAACCTGCAAATTGGCTGAGGGTATAGATATTCAAGGTAAAAAAGTTTGTATTATCGAAGATGTGGTAACGACTGGCGGTCAAATCTTATTAAGCGCGCAAGATCTAAAAGAATGCGGTGCTATTGTAAACCATGTGTTATGCGTCATTGAGCGCGAGCAACAAGGCCGAGATAATCTGGAAAGGTCAGGGTTGGAATTCCGGTCACTGTTTAAGATGGAAGAACTGCTGGTTCATTAA
- a CDS encoding class I SAM-dependent methyltransferase translates to MPINFHDERNRTTYTTRIADESWVNCMEEHVVISNKHIADIGCGGGIYSKALADMGAASVTGVDFSEEMLKGAIENCKDINHVSFLLGDAYHTNMPANRFDIVLERALIHHLNDLNECFQEAARILKKDGLLIVQDRTPQDCSFPGDENHIRGYFHTKYPKLIEKEMTRRHQSIDVRNALESNGFRVSEEVQLWETRRVYDSLDALKADLLMRTGRSILHELTDDELHELVLFILGQLKGITNPIVEKDCWTVWFAIKN, encoded by the coding sequence ATGCCAATAAACTTTCATGATGAACGAAACCGAACGACATATACAACAAGAATTGCTGATGAATCATGGGTTAATTGTATGGAGGAGCATGTTGTTATCTCAAATAAACATATTGCTGATATTGGCTGCGGCGGCGGTATCTATTCAAAAGCACTAGCGGATATGGGGGCAGCGTCCGTTACAGGTGTTGATTTTTCGGAAGAGATGTTAAAAGGGGCTATTGAGAACTGTAAGGATATTAATCATGTATCGTTTTTGCTTGGCGATGCTTACCATACAAATATGCCGGCAAATCGTTTTGATATCGTATTGGAAAGGGCACTAATACATCATTTAAATGATTTAAATGAGTGTTTTCAGGAAGCAGCTCGCATTTTGAAGAAGGACGGACTCTTAATCGTCCAAGACAGGACACCTCAAGATTGTTCATTTCCTGGGGATGAAAACCATATACGAGGATATTTCCATACGAAGTATCCTAAGTTAATTGAGAAAGAAATGACTCGAAGACACCAATCAATCGATGTGCGAAATGCTCTTGAATCCAATGGGTTTAGAGTGTCAGAAGAAGTGCAGTTATGGGAAACGAGACGCGTATACGACAGTTTGGATGCACTAAAAGCTGACCTATTAATGAGAACAGGACGTTCAATTCTTCATGAGCTAACGGATGATGAGCTCCACGAACTGGTTCTGTTTATCTTGGGCCAGTTAAAAGGTATCACAAATCCGATCGTTGAAAAAGATTGTTGGACAGTGTGGTTTGCCATTAAAAATTAA